Below is a genomic region from Catenuloplanes atrovinosus.
CGGACCGTGCGGCGAACCGTGGAACCCGCCGTGCTTTCGGGTCCGTCCGCAGCGGAGGCCGGACCGGCCGTGCCCCGGGACCGGCCGTGCCCCGGGCGCGGCGCCCGTCGCACGTGGCGCGGGGTTGCGCGGCTCTCGCGGGACCAGCCGTGTCCCCTCCGGCGCGGCATCCGTCGCAAGTGGTGCGGGAGTCGCGGCTCTTGCGGGACCACCCACGGCACCGGCTCCGGCGCGGCGTCCGGAGCGGAGCGCCAGCGGAGTCGGAGGGCGCCGCGCGGTTTGCCCGCGGGAGCGTGCGGAACCCGGCCCCGCCGGAAGCGGGAAAGGCAAAGGCTTTCAGGTCTTCGACGATCGGCGGGGCGAGCGCCGGCGTCCGGACAGCACGGAGAAACGATCTCAGCTACGGCAGCCGGTCGGCACGTCCTCGCGGGAGAGCAGCGTCGACGCGATGGTGGCGGAGAACTCCGTGGTCCACTGCCCGGGGGACTCGTAGTCCTTCGGGATGGTGACCGTCACCGGGACGCGGCGGTCGACGGTGGTCCAGGTGGAGCCGGAGGCGGTTTCGGTGGCGTGCCAGCAGACGCCGCTCAGCGGGTAGACCAGGTCCGTGGCCAGGAATGACGGCTGATCTCCGCCGCAGGCGACGGTGATGGCGGGCTCGCCGTAGGCCACGTTCTGCTCGGGGCCGGCGGAGACCGGGCGCTGTGGCAGGTCTCGGAGCGTCACGGGCAGTTGTGAGGTCAGCGCGCGGCAGGCGACCGTCTCGTCCGTGCCGAGCGTCGGGGCGGCCATCTCCACCGGGGTCGTCGGCACGGGGCGGGGGGCGCCCGAGGACGGTGCGGCCTCGGGCTCGGCGTCGGGCAGCGCGGAGATGGCGACGAGGGCCACGATCACGGCGACGGGCACCGCGACGATCGTGGCCCACAGCGCTGCCGTACGGGTGGTGCGGTCCATCTAGAGACGCACCACCGAGCAGGTGACCGTGCGGGTGATGCCCGGCACGAGCTGAACCTTGCTCACGACGATCTTCCCGAGTTCGTCCACCGTGGTGGCCTCTGTGAGCACCACCACGTCGTAGGGGCCCACGACCGCGTCGACCCTGATGACGCCGGATATGTTGCTGATCTGCGCGGCCACGTCACGCGCGCGTCCGACCTCCGTCTGGATGAGGATGTACGCCTGGACCACGACACGACTCCTATCCGCCGCCGCCGGCGGCTCGGTTGGTGAAACTACCGTACGGAAGTGCAGGTCCGTGTGCAGGAGGAGCGCAGGGTGACTGAGGGGACGTCAGTGGCGAAGGACGGCGAGTTCGGGTTGATCGCCCGGGTCACCGCGCGACTCACCGCCGGGCCGACCTGTCTGCTGGGTCCCGGCGACGACGCGGCGCTGGTCGCGGCGCCGGACGGGCGGGTCGTCGCCTCCACGGACGTGCTCGTCGACGGCCGCCACTTCCGGCGCGATTGGGGCAGCGGCACCGACATCGGCCACCGCGCCGCCGCGGCGAACCTGGCCGACATCGCGGCGATGGGCGCGTATCCGACCGCGCTCCTGGTCGCCCTCTGCGCGCCGCCGGACCTGGACGCCGCCTGGGCCGAGGAGCTCGCGGACGGCCTCGCCGAGGAGGCGGAGTCGGTCGGCGCCAGCGTGGTCGGCGGCGACATGTCGGCCAGCCCGACGCTCACCGTCGCGGTCACCGCGCTCGGCGACATGCACGGCCTGCAACCGGTGCTGCGCAGCGGCGCGCGGCCGGGCGACATCGTGGCGATGGCCGGGCGGGTCGGGTTCGCGGGCGCGGGTTACACCGTGCTGTCGCGCGGCTTCCGCACGCCGAAGCTGCTGGTCGACGCGTACCGGCGGCCGCAGGTGCCGTACAAGCAGGGCCCGATCGCGAACCGGCTCGGCGCCACCTCGATGATCGATGTCTCGGACGGGCTGCTGGCCGACCTCGGGCACATCGCGGACGCCAGCAAGGTCGCGATCGACGTGCACCGGGACGCGTTCGACCTGCCCGACCAGATGCGCGACGCGGCCACCGCGCTGGGCGTCGACCCGTACAGCTGGGTCCTCGGCGGCGGCGACGACCACGCGCTC
It encodes:
- a CDS encoding DUF3515 family protein, with translation MDRTTRTAALWATIVAVPVAVIVALVAISALPDAEPEAAPSSGAPRPVPTTPVEMAAPTLGTDETVACRALTSQLPVTLRDLPQRPVSAGPEQNVAYGEPAITVACGGDQPSFLATDLVYPLSGVCWHATETASGSTWTTVDRRVPVTVTIPKDYESPGQWTTEFSATIASTLLSREDVPTGCRS
- a CDS encoding Lrp/AsnC ligand binding domain-containing protein produces the protein MVQAYILIQTEVGRARDVAAQISNISGVIRVDAVVGPYDVVVLTEATTVDELGKIVVSKVQLVPGITRTVTCSVVRL
- a CDS encoding thiamine-phosphate kinase; translation: MTEGTSVAKDGEFGLIARVTARLTAGPTCLLGPGDDAALVAAPDGRVVASTDVLVDGRHFRRDWGSGTDIGHRAAAANLADIAAMGAYPTALLVALCAPPDLDAAWAEELADGLAEEAESVGASVVGGDMSASPTLTVAVTALGDMHGLQPVLRSGARPGDIVAMAGRVGFAGAGYTVLSRGFRTPKLLVDAYRRPQVPYKQGPIANRLGATSMIDVSDGLLADLGHIADASKVAIDVHRDAFDLPDQMRDAATALGVDPYSWVLGGGDDHALCATFPAGVALPEEWRRVGTVAEGEGVTVDGRAWEGRLGWDHFKI